AAAAACAGACAGCACAGCAGCCGAAAGCAAGATTCGCTTCTTCATGATTCACATCGTGGTTCAAGGTTTCAAAATCCCCAATCACGGATCAACAGTTCCGCTGGGCTACAAGATTGGTTGCCGCGAGAACCAATAACCGCCAAACAAAAGTTGCGTTTTAAACCGCAACAACGTTTTTCGGGGACTGATCCCCAAAGAAGTGGGCGTCAATAACTACTGCAACAACTACTGCAACTGTCGATCATCCGGTGTTCGGCCCAGGACGATGTCGAAACTCGCACCGAGTTCACCAATCTTTGATCCCGCCAGAGGCTTAAAGTCCGCCATCACCAACTCGCGTTGGACCAGATCGCCGGCACGTTGAAATATCCCGTCGCGATCGTTGCCCTTGTAGCCGCGAATCATCAACTGAGTCGTTAATAATTCGTGACCGTTTTGCGACACCTTGATGTGAATGTGCGGCGCCGGTCGCCCCGGATATTCCACTGGCTTGATCGTACGAAAACGATACCCGCCGTCTGATGCCGTTTCGAACTTGCCGTAGCCTTGAAAGTTCTGATCTTGCTGTTTCTTCTTTTGACTGCTGTCACGAGTGTGCAGATAAACGGCATTGGCATCACACTGCCAAATCTCAATCGTGGCGTTCCGCAGCGGCGTCCCAGCCTTCGTTAAAATGCGGCCAGTCAAATGGGTAATCTCGCCGACCGCCGGCATCGTGCTGTCATTAATAATGATCAGGTCATTGTCTTGATCCAGCGGCAACTTGTCGGGATAAAATGGGCCTTCGGTCATCGACGGTGTCAACATCAACTCGTCGGCGAACAGTCCCGGAGTCGAAAAAAATGCTGCCCCACCGGCAACCAATAGCGACCGCCTTGAAATAGGCGGAATGAAGACCGAACGTGTCATTTTGGATATCCCGAGCCATCGAAAGAACAAAGCAACGAAAACCTGTTCGCTTGCTAGTTCCCTTCGTAGCAGGTCTGCTGGCTACCCGCCACGAAAACTTGCGAAATTCAAGAGATTGCAGCTTCCAACCGCATGGCCTCCGATTCGGACTCAATGCATGAGGCGATGCGTCAGTGTTGTTTAAGCCTCTAAATCACGCTTTTGATGTGTTAACAGATTTGCTTGAGTGATCGTGCGGGTGAGTGGACACTGTATTGGTGGAGGTATGATTCTTGGACTTGACCGACGCCATCGACCGATTTCGCGGACCACTTGTGGGGCTGATTGCCTCGTGGGGAGCTTCCCATGTCGATGCGTCTGAACTTGCTCAGGACAGTTTTGCGGACGCTTACCTGAATCGCGATCGCTGTCGAGGTGATTGGCAAGATCCCGAAGTGTTCGGTCGGTGGTTGCGAGGCATCGCCCGCAACAACTTTCGTAATTGGTTGAGATCTTGCCGGCGTCGCCAGCGGCGAGTCGTCTCCGTTGACACCGCAACGCTGGAACAGACCGCCGCGGCCACAGCTGGAAAAGCAGAATCACTCGCCACAACAGATCGTCGCCTGATCGAACTGCGGATGGCGATCGACAGGCTGCCGACCAAGCAACGTCAAGTCATCCTGATGCACTACTTGGAAGAAACGTCGGTCAGCGATGTCGCCGCCTTACTGTCCGTGTCCGCAAAAACTGTCGAAGGCCGACTCTACCAAGCTCGACGAGCGCTGCGGCGATTGATGGACGAACCTTCGGCTTCGGGGATCGGAAAGGCGTTGCTGCTATGAGCTCAAAACATCCTAAACAATTAATCGACGAAACAGAATTGCGAACCGCACTCCAACCCCTGCGGCCCAATCCCAACGGTTTTGCCGCCGGCATTCGGCAACGACTCGAAGAGGGCAATGTCAGGCTACGCGACAGTGAGCAAAACGAAGCGAGCTTCGACCATTCAGGCTGGGCTCAAGTCGCTGCGGCGGTGATGCCATTGCCACTGCTTGGCAGCAACGGCGGTGCTGGCTTGGTCAAGCTTGGGCAACTCTCACTTGGTAAAAAAGTCGTGGCCGTTGCCGCCTTGCCGATGGTCGGCCTACTGCTGATGGTCACGGCCTCGATCTGGGCGATTATTAGAATCCGTCGGGCGCAACGTTCGAATCAGCAGCACCAGGGGCAATCTATCGGCGACATCGACGCGGTGAAGCTAAGCCAAGTCACGGCCGATTGGTGGCGTCAGTTCGGCGTCTTGGTGGTAGGCATGTCCGTTATGTCCGTGCTGTTGATGGTTATCGGTTACACGTTGCCAGTGTTTATCGTATTTATGGTTTCAGGAATCACGATGGTGTCGTTGATCACGAAACTAGGGCAAGAGCACCTTGTCGACCGAAACACGATTGCCGGAACTCTGCTGCCGGGCTTGCTGATGCTGGTCCAAGTCACTCATGTCATCACGATGATCGATCACGGCAATCCATTCTTAGACCAAATGCTGATCCCCGCGGTCTTGGTGCTTGGCGGATTCGCAATGCTATGGATGTGTGCTCCGCCCTGGGAAGGCATCGGTCGCGCTACCGACCTAGTTGCCAGATCACTTTTAGGCATCGGGTTGCTGCTGATCGCGAGTTGGTTCAGCAGTTCGCTTTGGAATCCGGTCACGACCCAGGACTTGAAAACCCACGTCGAATCATTCGACCACGCCCGATTTTCATCAGCGACATGGAATCAGTGGCAAGTCGCTGCGGAATGGCTGCAAGATTCAAACGTGCAGCTAGACCTGTCCAAGCCACATGCGATGCTAAAAACAGAACTCGCCAAAGACAAACCGAACTTGTCTGTCTTGCGTTCTGCGATTGAGGCTGGCTTGTTTCAGCGACAAGACCTGGATCGGTTATTCGATGCAGTTGGCTCGAAGTCGCTGATGTTGGCAGAGTCGAAAACTCAGATGTTCCGCGAACAACAGCGCGGACAGCCATTCATTTCGGCCGACGATCGGACCCGTTTTTTAATCCACGCTTTGGTGCTCGGTGGTGAACTCAGCGAAAGCGAGCGAGACTTTCTTGGCGAACGATTGACCGCAACGATGGATAGTCTCGCGACGAAAACGTACGTGAACCTCTTGGAACAACAGTTGGCAATCACCAAGCTCGCTATCCTGATCGATCGACCTCTTGATACCGATTCACTCCAAGAATTCGTTCGCCATACATTGACCAGTCACCAACGCCTAGGCGTCAACTTAGGTACCCGCCGCGGCGGCTTTGCCAGCAGTCCCAAATTAAACCACAGCATCGAACTGGCAACTGTCGATGCGATCGGATTGATGCAGATCTACGGCGTACCCGAAGATATCCGAATCGACGCTCTACGCTCTTATTTGCGACCGACGTCACACGATCATTGGTTCCAACTCTACGACCAGACCTGCATGCGAGTTGCAAGCCTGCAACGCCTGGAAAGCCTGCCCGATGTACAGCCGATCTCCTGGCAAGATTACTTGCGATACGAACAAAACCTAATGATGGCGATCCTTTTCACACTCGTCTGCGTATTTGCGACCCTCGGCGCAACAAAGTCCGAGTTTGTCTGACGTCAAACGCACAGGCCGGCCTGCCTCCTTTTCCAAATGCATGCTTTGAAAAAAATAAGGCGCGAGTCCGGCGAAGCGATCAGGCATTCACCCTGATGACTCGTGCTTTGCGACCGTCTTGAGTAAACGCCTTAGCGTTGGTGAGATTGCCCCGTCGATTGGCGAGCCAGCGTCACCAACGCACTGCGAGTACGAACGGATATTATCATGACCGGCGACTAAATTGAGAATCACGGATAAGGTCGCCTGCATGTCGAGCGGTTTGTGCAGCAGCCCGCTGCCCCCCAAACTCCTGACGACGTTCAATGTCTGACCGTCTCGTAAACTTGTCATCACAAGCACAGGGATTTGGCGAATTTGTTCGTTCTCAGCGTGACGAACCTTTTCAAGCAGTTCCAAACCGCACAGATTCGGCATTTCGAGGTCAGTGACCAACAGGTCAGGCGGCTGTTCGCAAATCGCGTCCCATGCCAGCAGCCCATCTTCAACCTCCGTGCATTCAAACTCGTTCTGCCTCAGCCATGCACTAACCGTCTTACGCGACGCTCGCACATCGTCGGCAATGACACATCGTTTCGGTTTGGCGAATGGCTGCATGGGACCACAGTGGGGAAGGTTGCTCTCGTATCATTGCTCACGACGAAAGAAGTCAATTCGATCGCTTGGCGGTTCAGGGAAAATTCATTCTTTTGTTATTGCCTCGATTAAGTCTTCATCTACCGGATGTTTCTTCAACACGAACAGCATGTTCTTGCCGCCACCGGGTGACTCGAATTTCATAGGCCGCTCTGACCCAGGTAACGCATAACACAACATCATGATTACGTCCCCGCCCGACTTGCCGGTTAACTTTAAAATTCCGGGCGAGGTCGTGTTCGGCGTGTTTTGCTTCGCTCGAGGCGATGTCTCGTCAGCCACCGGGGCAACTTTCGGGACGGTGATCATCGTGATATGAACCGGTTTGTTCGATTCGTCGATCGTGAACACGGCACGAAACTTTTCTTGCTGGCTCTGGTCATAAGTCACAATCGAATTGGTCGTGATCGTCACGGACGCGCCCGCGAGTTCTCCCGCGGTCAAGGTGCGCCCTTGGTTTATGCCTTCAGTGATTTCCCAACGCCCTTGCAACTGTTCGATGATCGTGTCGTTCGGTTTGTCTTCGGCCAGCGCCGGAACGACAACAAGTGCGGTGAAGGCGAACGAAAACATAGTGATTTTGATAGGCATAGGGGAATTCCTCGTGCTCGGAGTGTCGGCGGAGTCAGCGGTCGGTCGTGACGAAAAGTCTCTCTCGGAGGCAGATGCAAGGATCGTGCCACTTTCACGAACGGCCAAGTGCAAAGCCTGTGGCTTCGGCATGGAAGTTGCCCATTTCGATCGACAAAAGAAAGCCACAATGAAGGAGTAAAAGATGTCGAAATGCTTGATTGCTGAATACGAAACGAGTGCCGGTGCCAAGCTGGGGTTGGAAGCCCTCGAAAAGAAAGGTTTCACACTTGGCAACGTCTCGGTTGTTTCCAAGACGAGCGACCCGGCCGCAAATCGCCTTGACGACTTGCACAAAGAATCCGTGGCGGAGAATTCGGATTCGGCGCCTGACGGGCGTTCGACATCATTGGGAATGCTGATTGGTGGAAGTGTTGCAGCACCGATTGCGGCGGGGACTTTGATCGGACCGCTCATTATCGCTGGACCGTTGGTGGGAATGGCGGTAGGTGCTGCGATTGGAAGTTTGCTCGGTAGCATGGAGCGTTGGGGTGTGAATGAGAATCTCAGCGCGGACTACGAACAACGAGTGAATTCAGGTTCGTTGCTTGTGATTGTGCACGATGTCGACGACGGCGGTTTAAGCGACGCGAGAGCGGTGCTGCAAGCAACTGACCCCAAATCGCTGGAAAAACATGAAGTGTCGTAAACCGAGTCTAGCCGTTTCGCGAGCGATTTTTCCTTTGCCGCATGTCGCCAAAGTCTCATCAATCTCGCAATTTGAAACGCAAAGCTTGACGGTGTTCACTCCGATCTGTGTTCATCAGCCAAGGCCGTAATGTCCATAGACGGGGGGCGACACCTCAAAAGATTTATCCGCACTCTAAAAATTTTAGTGGCGTGGCATTCTTATCAAGTTGGCATAGAGATTGCTCATTCAGGTTCATTCAACTGACACTGATATCCTTTCGAAAGGTGACATATGAGCGACACGAATCCACAGATCGAAGAACAACTCGACAAGCTTGCCACGATCTGTTGCGAGCAACTCAATGGAGACGAGTCCTCGCTGGCTATCGAAGACTCAACCATCGCCGAGTTGTTGAAATCGCTCTTGATGAGCGGCTATGCGCGGAAGGAAGGTGCCAACCTGCAAGTCGACATCGAAAACCGCGTGAAGTCCAAATGCCAAGAGCCCGCCATGCACCGAGGTGGCGCGCTGTCGAGCATTACCGCGCAGGTAGGGAAGAAGTTTCAGGATTTGAAGCGTTGGGAATCCCGTCAGCCCAACGAAAAAAGCGACCCCAAAGCTGCCAATATCAGTTCAGCGACAGGGGCCTAGGAGCGACGAGGGCATGGAACAGGCCCACTCGCAAACCACTCACACCGACCGTCGATTTAGTCAGGAAAGTCCGCGAAAACACGTTGCGATATGGGTATCCAGATGCTGGCAAAACGAGTTAAGACAATCGAGTTTTTTGGCGGTCCGATGGATGGTTTCGAATGTGAAACGAATGAACCGCCGAGACCGTTTGCATGGGTCATTTCGGCTCCCCATGCTGCAAACACCCCCGCACTCGCGCAGCTCATGAGATTATTCCTTTTCCAGGGGCATCCACAGCCAGACATCAATGCGATCTATGCACTTGATCTTGGTTCCCGTCGACCAGTTTACCGCTACATGCATTCAATGGTGGCAACCGACGTTTATCCAAGCGACCTGGTTTGGGTGGTCGATCACCAGCCACGCTGAGCGTTTTCTGATCGCCGCGGTGAATTGGCTTCGCGTTGCAGAACAGTTAGTGAACCGTCCGGCGATTCCCCAAAATTTCCAGTTCGCGTTTCCACCTATTTCGAGGAGAGTAGCGATGCAATTGAAAGAAATCATGACGACACACGTCCAAGGGATTTCGGATCAACAGAGTGCCTGCGAGGCGGCCAAGTTGATGGAGCGATTGCAGATCGGTTCCGTGCCTGTCTTCTGCGATGGCCACGCGATCGGCATTGTTACCGACCGCGATATTGTCACGCGTGCCGTCGCTTGTGGGCGGGACTGTTCCCAGACGCCGGTTCGCCAAATCATGACCGGCGGGTTGGCGACCATGTCCGAGACCACCGAAGTTTCCGTGGCCGTCGATGAAATGGAGCGACGTCAGATTCGCCGATTGTTGATCACAGGACCGGAAGACGAAATTGTCGGCGTCGTATCGGTTGGAGACATCGTGGCGAAGACTGGCAAACACAACCTGTCTGCCGAGTTGATTGAAAAGATATCCGTACCAGCGGAACCAGCAAGACAATCCCCGGTAACCTGAGCGGCAAGTGCGTTGCAGGAAGTTGTTGGCTTGTCGGCTAAAAGTGTGGACGAGCCGGCTAGTTATTTGGGCTACGAAATTTGAGGCCTCACCGACAAGCCGATTAACCTGAATATGCTGTCAAACGACGATCATGGTCTTAGCCTGCCAACCGGGTGCGCGAGGTGGGACATCAAGTCTGCTCTATTCGGTCACGGACAAGCGATGGCTAGCCCTATCCGCTCGCTAAGTGTTCATCGGTTTGTCTGGGTGAAGCGAGTCGTTGCAGTTGGATGTCGGCAACTCGCAGTTCTGCGGTTTCTAGATACACGCCCAACTGCCCGGCATTAAACCTTTGATCCGCAAGTGACAAGACGACACGACCACCAACGGATAGTTCGATGTAACTTCCAAATGCAATCAGTTGCACGACAGCTTCGGCTCGATCCTCGGAGTACCAGAATCCGGATTGCAGCGAACGAAACTGCATCATGTGCTCACCACTGCTGTCTTCGTCGGTCCCCCATGCTCTAAGTTGCGCCACGCCTTTGAGTAGATCGAGCGATAGATAATATCCGTCGCGAGACTCGGGGTCGATGCGAAACACTAATCCACATTTGCCCAACCCCTTCATGTGCAACGTCGCCTGAAAGCGGAAGTGGTCGAGAGTTTCGTCGAACACGAAGGCTTGGAAACCGCTTTCGCATGCAATGTCCAGGTGTCCGTCATCGACGCGGCACAGTTCGACTTGGGGACCGACATCATCGATCAAACTGTGGATGCATCGTGCGTCAATCGATTCTCGCACGTAGTCCGCAATGCCCTCGAACGTCACCGCTCGCAAGAGGCCCGCGTCATTTTTGACCAACCGTTTCGGCGGTGGCATCAAGTTCTCCGCCGTACGGTCGGCCAGGTTCATCGAATAGAAATTCCACAGCAGCCAACCTTTATCGTCACGGCAAACTCGTCCAGCATAGTTTCCTTGCGCCAACAGTACGTTGTCGTGATAACTTTGCCATGGATTCCCGATCTTGTCGGTATGCCAATATCGAATTTTGGCATCTTCGCGGATGCTGCCGATCAAATATTGATCGTCGTCGACACAGATCAAATTCGGTACTTCGACGTCGTCGTAAAGTCGCGGGTGATGCAGTGGTGGCTGGCCTACAAAATGGTTCGGTTCGACCTCTTTCATTAGTGCAACACATCCGCGACGGACAACCGGTCCCGTTTTGACGCGGGCCGCCGCCATCAACCAACCGTCTTTGCCATCGTGGTAGTAAAACGGATCACGAAAACTGACCCAGTGGCGGCCTTCGGCGAGCGATGATTCATAATGCTGTGGATCAGGTTCAAGCGGAAAGCAACTTTCCGAGTCATACAAGGCATGGTGGCTATCGGACACCTTTGATTGACTCTTTCGCAGCGCCTCCTTAACGGGCTCCGGGTCTTGTGGGCCTCGATGGTCTTCCCATTTTACGGGTGCCTTTTTCCAATGATACAGATCATCACTGGTAGCCAACCCGAGCCGCTGAATCTTGCCTTGATCGCGGCGAGAAAGTCCGGTGTAGAACATGCGCCAGCGACCCGGCTGATGGGGATCGGCCGAGACGTGCATCGTCCACAGCATCAAATCGTCCCAGTTTCCGGGGTCGCCGATGAACAGTGCGTTGTTGACACGACGCCAGTTCAGCGCATCAGTGCTGACGGCATGAGCAATGAAATCGTGATTGGGAAGCACGAGATGGAACAGGTGGTACAGACCGTCATGGAACAAAACGTCCACGTCGCCGATCGTTTTGCGGCTTCCGTCGGTTTCTGAAAACATAGATTCTCGGGTGATGTAGGTCTCGTTGTCGCCAAGGTGGCCGGGGACCGATCGAAGCAACAGCTCACCGGCGCTAAGCGAATCTCGGCAACCAAGATTGCATACAAGCCAGCAACACGTTGGCATAGCTTTCTTCGGCACGCGATTTGCCCCGACTTAGGTTATCACGCTCAAATTTGCCACGGTCCAATTTGACACGGCCAATGGTAACCAAACTCTGCAAATGGAAACATGATGTCTACCCAACTTGAACGCTCCGCTTCACAAGCCCGAGACGGTTCGTCCAACCAAACAATGACGGCTTTCGTCTACGACGACTATGGCAATGCAGATGTCCTGCATTGTGCGAAACTGCCGATTCCTGACCGATTACCCGGACAGATTCTCATCGCGGTCGAAGCCTCTAGCGTCAATCCGATTGACTATCGGCTTCGCAGTGGCGAAATGAAGGGCTTGTTGCCATTCGGTTTTCCTCGAATTCCAGGCTACGACGTTGCCGGAACCGTTGCCGACTGTGCTCCAGACGCTCCGTTTGGTCGCGGTGATCGAGTGATGGCGTTCTTGGACCACATGCGTGGCGGGGCGTGCGCAGAGTTCGCGGTTTGTGCGATCGATGTTGCAGCAAAGATTCCCGACTCGATGCAGTTCGCGGACGCTGCTGCGATCCCACTAGCTGGAACGACGGCACTGCAATCACTACGTGACCACGGGAAAATCGCGGCCGGGAAGCGGGTGCTCATCAACGGAGCGAGCGGCGGGGTTGGAGCATTCGCTGTTCAAATCGCCAAAGCTTATGGCGCTCATGTAACCGCAGTGGCAAGTAGTGATAACGAGTCGTTCTGCATGGAACTAGGTGCAGATTGCTTTTACGACTACGAGAAAGTTGACTTCACGAAATCAGTCGAACATTGGGATTTAATCTTTGATGCAGCCGGCAAGTCAGGCTACTTCGACTCTCGAGACGTGCTGAACGAGCATGGCCGGTATGTATCGACGGAACCCGACGCGAAGGGAATGTTGATGACTCTGTTGACGTGGCCGTTGTCGAAGTCCGGAAAAGTCATGCTGGCCAAACCGAACGCAGCCGACCTACGCGAGCTGATCCGACTGCACGAACTCGGCAACCTAAAAGTAACGATCGACCGCCGTTATCCCATGAATCAAGTAGCCGATGCGCATCGACGCGTCGAAGAAGGCGTGGATCGCGGAAAAGTCGTTCTGGTCAACGGC
The DNA window shown above is from Rubripirellula reticaptiva and carries:
- a CDS encoding dioxygenase family protein, whose product is MTRSVFIPPISRRSLLVAGGAAFFSTPGLFADELMLTPSMTEGPFYPDKLPLDQDNDLIIINDSTMPAVGEITHLTGRILTKAGTPLRNATIEIWQCDANAVYLHTRDSSQKKKQQDQNFQGYGKFETASDGGYRFRTIKPVEYPGRPAPHIHIKVSQNGHELLTTQLMIRGYKGNDRDGIFQRAGDLVQRELVMADFKPLAGSKIGELGASFDIVLGRTPDDRQLQ
- a CDS encoding RNA polymerase sigma factor, which produces MDLTDAIDRFRGPLVGLIASWGASHVDASELAQDSFADAYLNRDRCRGDWQDPEVFGRWLRGIARNNFRNWLRSCRRRQRRVVSVDTATLEQTAAATAGKAESLATTDRRLIELRMAIDRLPTKQRQVILMHYLEETSVSDVAALLSVSAKTVEGRLYQARRALRRLMDEPSASGIGKALLL
- a CDS encoding response regulator; translation: MQPFAKPKRCVIADDVRASRKTVSAWLRQNEFECTEVEDGLLAWDAICEQPPDLLVTDLEMPNLCGLELLEKVRHAENEQIRQIPVLVMTSLRDGQTLNVVRSLGGSGLLHKPLDMQATLSVILNLVAGHDNIRSYSQCVGDAGSPIDGAISPTLRRLLKTVAKHESSG
- a CDS encoding TIGR03067 domain-containing protein; this translates as MPIKITMFSFAFTALVVVPALAEDKPNDTIIEQLQGRWEITEGINQGRTLTAGELAGASVTITTNSIVTYDQSQQEKFRAVFTIDESNKPVHITMITVPKVAPVADETSPRAKQNTPNTTSPGILKLTGKSGGDVIMMLCYALPGSERPMKFESPGGGKNMLFVLKKHPVDEDLIEAITKE
- a CDS encoding DUF1269 domain-containing protein, encoding MSKCLIAEYETSAGAKLGLEALEKKGFTLGNVSVVSKTSDPAANRLDDLHKESVAENSDSAPDGRSTSLGMLIGGSVAAPIAAGTLIGPLIIAGPLVGMAVGAAIGSLLGSMERWGVNENLSADYEQRVNSGSLLVIVHDVDDGGLSDARAVLQATDPKSLEKHEVS
- a CDS encoding CBS domain-containing protein; this translates as MQLKEIMTTHVQGISDQQSACEAAKLMERLQIGSVPVFCDGHAIGIVTDRDIVTRAVACGRDCSQTPVRQIMTGGLATMSETTEVSVAVDEMERRQIRRLLITGPEDEIVGVVSVGDIVAKTGKHNLSAELIEKISVPAEPARQSPVT
- a CDS encoding glycoside hydrolase family protein, which produces MFSETDGSRKTIGDVDVLFHDGLYHLFHLVLPNHDFIAHAVSTDALNWRRVNNALFIGDPGNWDDLMLWTMHVSADPHQPGRWRMFYTGLSRRDQGKIQRLGLATSDDLYHWKKAPVKWEDHRGPQDPEPVKEALRKSQSKVSDSHHALYDSESCFPLEPDPQHYESSLAEGRHWVSFRDPFYYHDGKDGWLMAAARVKTGPVVRRGCVALMKEVEPNHFVGQPPLHHPRLYDDVEVPNLICVDDDQYLIGSIREDAKIRYWHTDKIGNPWQSYHDNVLLAQGNYAGRVCRDDKGWLLWNFYSMNLADRTAENLMPPPKRLVKNDAGLLRAVTFEGIADYVRESIDARCIHSLIDDVGPQVELCRVDDGHLDIACESGFQAFVFDETLDHFRFQATLHMKGLGKCGLVFRIDPESRDGYYLSLDLLKGVAQLRAWGTDEDSSGEHMMQFRSLQSGFWYSEDRAEAVVQLIAFGSYIELSVGGRVVLSLADQRFNAGQLGVYLETAELRVADIQLQRLASPRQTDEHLASG
- a CDS encoding NAD(P)-dependent alcohol dehydrogenase, which translates into the protein MSTQLERSASQARDGSSNQTMTAFVYDDYGNADVLHCAKLPIPDRLPGQILIAVEASSVNPIDYRLRSGEMKGLLPFGFPRIPGYDVAGTVADCAPDAPFGRGDRVMAFLDHMRGGACAEFAVCAIDVAAKIPDSMQFADAAAIPLAGTTALQSLRDHGKIAAGKRVLINGASGGVGAFAVQIAKAYGAHVTAVASSDNESFCMELGADCFYDYEKVDFTKSVEHWDLIFDAAGKSGYFDSRDVLNEHGRYVSTEPDAKGMLMTLLTWPLSKSGKVMLAKPNAADLRELIRLHELGNLKVTIDRRYPMNQVADAHRRVEEGVDRGKVVLVNG